The Mycolicibacterium mucogenicum DSM 44124 genomic sequence GACCGGCAGCTGCCGCTGGCCCGGGACATGAACCCCGACCTGATCACCAGCTGCATCGGGATGAACGACGTCACGCGGCCGGTGCGCAGCTTCGACAAGGCGCTCGAGGACATGCGGCGCGTGCATACCGAACTCGCCGCCACCGGCGCGACCGTGGTCACGACGACGTTTCCCGACATCGCCCGCATCCTGCCGGTCGGGCGGGTACTGAGCGGCCGGCTGCGCCGGATCAACGAGGTCATCCGGTCCGACTCGGCCCACTTCGGCTTCCGGCTGGTCGATCTGTCGACGGCCACCTCCATGTTGGACCCCGCGACCTGGGCCGTCGACCGGGTGCACGGCTCCCCGCACGGCCATCAGCTGTTCGCCGACGCCGCTGCCGAGGCGCTGGGTTTGCCCGGCAGCGATCACCGCTGGGCAGAGGTAGAGGGTGAACTCGTGCTGCCGCGACTGCGCGAGCGGATGTATTCGCAGCTGATGTGGGCGCAGAACATGCTGATGCCCTGGGTCTGGCGGCACACGCTGGGCAGTTCGCGGGGCAAGGGGCTCGAGCCGAAGCGCCCGGTCATGGCGCCGCTCGACGCCAGCCCTGCGTTATCCGAGGCCGAGTAGACCCAAAGGCAGCGGCGACTCGCCGCGGCCGAGCGCACCGACAACCCCCGGGCAGAACGACGAGATCGCGAAGCCGGTGAACATCGTGGCCGGGCCCAGCGACATGCCGGATGAGTCGGCGACCTTGGCCGCCGCGTCAGCCAGGCTCTGGCCGGGCTGAGCCAGCATCGGGCACACCGACTGGCCGAGCGCGACCGGATCAGAGCCGTTCGGCAGCATCATGTCGGCGTTGCTGAGCGCGTTGTTGAAGGCGTCGACACCCGCATCGGCGCTGGCCGGACCGGCCGTGACGAGGCTGCCCACGATGCCGGCCGTGGTAGCTGCGATTGCGATAGCGGTACCGAATGCGCTCTTCATGATGCCCTCATCATAAGGGAAGCATGTTGCCGATGCCGCCTCGCGGCCGTCTCAGACACCCGTCCAGGCGCTCGCGATCCGGGTTCCGATGTCGATGACCTTGGCATCTGCGCTGTTGATCTCGCCTGCCACGTGGTGGGCGATGAACCGCCGAATCTCGCCGTCGACGTTGCCGACGATGCGCAGCAGCTCGGCGCGGATCGACGACGACGTGACGTGGATGGCGATGTCCGACGACCGCGGCGTCTTGACGTCGATGACGAGCAGCAGCGGATGAGCGGCCCGCGCGGTCGCGGTCAGATTGATCTCGCCGAACACCATGAATCGGGGCCGGTCGATGCGCAGGTCGAGCGTCATGTCGATTTCCAGCGGGATGCGGATCGCAAAGGTGATCTCCTCACCCAGCGTCCTGGCCACCACGGGGTGTTTGATCTGCACGCGCGCGGTGACCTTCGCGAGCCCGCCGGGGCCCTGGGCAATGGGACCCATGTCGAAGGCTTCACCGGCGATACCGCCGATCGCGTCCGCGACACGTTCCTCACTGACGGCGACCTCGAAGAATCGTCGACCGAATTCCTCGTAGGACATGTATTCGTGTTGTGGTTGCACTGGCATGGTGTGACTACGTTCTCATGTCGGGAACGGAAGCCGCGGCAACTGGCGGCTTCATTCGGCAAAGAGTCGCAGGCCGATGATGCCCCGGCCGCCGAGGCCCAGCTCCGCGATGACCACACCGCGGTAGCCGTCCCGTCGGACGCCGGCCAGGACGTACCGGCCCGCGGCGATCACCTTCGCGACGCGGCTGCCGGTCAGCTCCTCGACCAGTTCGGAGACACTGAGCCGGGTGTCGAGGCCGCGGGTGATCTGCACCGGCTCGCTGAGCCGGCGCTTCACCGCGAGTTCGTCTCCGTTCGCCGCATCGGCCAACAGCCCGGTCAGCGACCGTTTTGCCCGCGTACCACCGGTGCGCAGGCCAGCAAGGAAACCGAGCGCGCCGCCGGGGCCCTGGTTACGCAGCAGCGCTCCCGAGAGCCCCAATCCGGCCGGCAGCGCCGCGGCGCCGCACCGCACGAACTGCGCGACCATGCCCGGCAGCTCCCAAAATGCTTGCAGCCGAGAAATTTTCAGCGACGGGTCCGAGCCCTCGGTCACCACGTCGTACTGCAGATAGACCGGAATGCGCAGCTGCACCTTCGAGCCCATGTGCACTTCGAGCTCCAGGTCACGCACCACGGTATTGCCCAGCACGATGTCGGCGTCCCGGTGGAACATGACGGTGCGGGGCCCGATGAAGGTGTCGTAGAACTGCGCGATAGCGCGGCGCCCGACGTGCGGCCGCGAGCCGACCGGGTCCTCGACGCGTCCGTCGGCGCTGAACAGCCCCACCCAGGCGGCCTTGTCATGCGCGGCCGTGGCGGCGGGCGAGCGCTCGACGGTGGCCAGGAGGTCGTCGCGGGTCGGCGATTGCGGTACGGACATGTCTCCATCGTCCACCACCGCCGAGTTCCGCTGCGAGCGGATGGCCGGCCAGATGGTCGTGGCAGATGTCGCCGATGTCGCGCACACTGGTCGGTATGAGCAACAACGGCCCGTTCGGCATCGATCCGGAAGAGTTCGATCGCGTCCTGCGCGAGACGGGCGAGGGCATCCGGGGCGTGTTCGACCGCCTCGGCCGCGGTGCCGCCTGGGCCAATGTGGTCAACGATCTGACCCGCACGCCGCGGCACGCGACGCAGCCCGAGACCACCGGCGACACGGGCGACGGCGTGTGGGTGGTGTACACCGTGGCCGCCGACGGCGGAGCGCACGTCGAGGAGGTCTACCCCTCCGAACTGGAAGCCCTGCGGGCCAACAAGAACAACATCGATCCCTCCCGCAAGGTCAGGTTCCTGCCCTACGGCATCGGAGTGAGCGTGCTGGACGCGCCCGAGC encodes the following:
- a CDS encoding SGNH/GDSL hydrolase family protein, producing MTIGYSRYVALGDSQTEGLLDMDGTDDSAVRGFADRLAWRLNALQPGLQYANLAVRGRRISDVLDRQLPLARDMNPDLITSCIGMNDVTRPVRSFDKALEDMRRVHTELAATGATVVTTTFPDIARILPVGRVLSGRLRRINEVIRSDSAHFGFRLVDLSTATSMLDPATWAVDRVHGSPHGHQLFADAAAEALGLPGSDHRWAEVEGELVLPRLRERMYSQLMWAQNMLMPWVWRHTLGSSRGKGLEPKRPVMAPLDASPALSEAE
- a CDS encoding DUF732 domain-containing protein codes for the protein MKSAFGTAIAIAATTAGIVGSLVTAGPASADAGVDAFNNALSNADMMLPNGSDPVALGQSVCPMLAQPGQSLADAAAKVADSSGMSLGPATMFTGFAISSFCPGVVGALGRGESPLPLGLLGLG
- a CDS encoding nuclear transport factor 2 family protein, giving the protein MSVPQSPTRDDLLATVERSPAATAAHDKAAWVGLFSADGRVEDPVGSRPHVGRRAIAQFYDTFIGPRTVMFHRDADIVLGNTVVRDLELEVHMGSKVQLRIPVYLQYDVVTEGSDPSLKISRLQAFWELPGMVAQFVRCGAAALPAGLGLSGALLRNQGPGGALGFLAGLRTGGTRAKRSLTGLLADAANGDELAVKRRLSEPVQITRGLDTRLSVSELVEELTGSRVAKVIAAGRYVLAGVRRDGYRGVVIAELGLGGRGIIGLRLFAE